GATGATGGTATAAATTCGACTAACAATATCAATTACAACAATAGCAATAATTTGAATAGTTTAAAACCAATAAATAGTAGAGATATGTTTACCTTTAAAGACTTATCTCCTTTTGATATAAACTATGATAAACagaattatatatcaaaaGATAAAGGTTGTTATATAGGACAAGAAGTAATAAATAGAACTAGAAACAAATTgcttataaataaatataaactaTCACTTtgtattaattataattattatgatatgCTTATGGATAACCAACACAATTTagataaacatatatacaaagATTTCTCTcattacaaatatattcaacatattaataataatcatttatttaagtcgtcattttttttactccAAAATATCATGCAGAACAACAAAAAGGTCATTAACTACAAGCATAAGCACGATGTAATTATTCAAAATGACGATATAGATAGCGACCAAGCGAATAATATGATTAAAAttggatatatatacttttataaCAATGTAATGggtttatgttttttaataaataaaaagatagcgcatataaaaaataatgtgtATCATCATtcttcaaaaatatatatgaaaagcAGATCCAGTGACACATGCCAAAGAATTTCGCTTATACATTTCTAAGAACAATACTAAAAATTATACTGCTACTATTATGCTGAAAACATAATTATGCAGACATTGAAAATGCTACaaataaaaggaaaatgtgacattttgataaaaaaatgtatttaatatatgattatatacaaaaaaaatataaatataataaaaaaaaatataacttatgttaaaatacaaaaataaaaaaaaaaattaaaggcaactaaaaataattatcatttttatgtatCAAATAAGGGATTATCTTTTGCATTTCGTAAACattacatacatatatataaacatttatGTTGTATACGcatgtaataatatatttgtgatTATATGCAATTATAACTTTGAAATAATTTACTGCATtgctattttatttgttattatttttttgtggaTATGTAATTGCCCCATAGTTAGGAATTCTATGCATTATCAATTAAATATCCCTTTCGATAATTTggattcataaaaaataataatatacacttaaaaaacaaattcaTCAGTATTGAATGAATCAAGGTAATTCCTTAATATTTGGggaattttaaaaaactttttattacatttttccaataaataaatatttgaaatataataaatatatccaCTTATTATACCCAATATTCCAGATAAGGAAGCTTTAAAATCTTGAGCATGTAAAATATCAATAACAATTGATAAATAAGGCAAATacatattgtatatatttataccaAATATTAAGTTCGATTTGTTATATGGGTTTAGCATACAgtttgtaaataataaagatttCAACAACGCTGTTGAATAAAATggcttttttatatacgaGCATATAGCAGATAATATCGTAATTTgtgataaataaaaagcaAGTGTTTCTGATGATCCTACTGATTTTTCTAGCTCTTGGCTTTGTAAATAaagcatataaatatttgttaatacatataatgaAATGTCACCATAAAACAAAGCAGAAGTTATAATTCTATAAAATTCAAAGGCTCTTATAATTCTCTTAGCGTGTAATGCAATATCTTCAGGTCTTAAACCAAATACATTAAGTATCATAACTAGAAAAGATGTtgataaaaacaattttgttataatttttgtatttttatatttataaagtaatgatgatttaaaattattaaaatattcttgTAATAGTTTAgcatttataaatacattttttaggATTCtatctcttttttttttaatttcattaaCATTACTATTTATGTGTAGGTAacatgaatttttttttttttgcagaAATTcattgatttttttatttcgtaTATCATTGCTAAATAAATTGCGTCCTTGAAGTGTTTTTTTTGGGATTCTTATATGGAAAagaatatttcttttataaattacACTGTTTATACTGTTTGAATTTTTTCCCctaatttcattatatattaacttATTTGTAAACCCCTtgagtattttttttatatgatatttttttctgcATTCAACGCGAACATCTTTTATTCcaattatgtatataaaaaataataacacgtaataaaaaatatacattttcatatttttatgtaaacTTCATgcttataattttgttatgCCTATATTTGagtttgcatatatatgcgAAAAAACGTATGGAGATCTCtatattttgtttcttttatttataataatcaCTTATAACACTTgcttttcatttatttaaatatatttacaaaaaatgagCACACTCTCAACACTTCTAtgtcatttatatatattttttgttgcGTTAATCTTAAAAGCACGTTTccttttcctttttaataTGCCTACTATTATCCATCAGCCTTTTTAGAATTACCAatctttattatcattaaaaaagtaaaataaatacataatatGTTTACTTCATTTTACTTATTGATTAGcaatcattattatatatatattagatTCGTGtgtgtgttttttttattgggttttatttgttttcaCTTTAAAGCTTATCGTTcttgaaaatttataagGATTTTctgtaatatatatctttataCATAACTATGAATATAACATAAGCATTTATGTtcatacaaatataaactTCTCATATTctgtttatatttaaatacttatttatatattgggtttattttgtaatatatcttttctttttttcattatatctTTCATGCATCAAGTAACTATTTTGAGCTTATCTTTATTatgtaatttatttttagttaTATGGTTAAAGCAAATCAAGTactatgaaaaatataaatatttataaaaaaagaggttatcaattttattttgctgttcttataatttatttacaaattaatagtatatttatttaattaaatatatatgtaaaaaaaaataaaaatataatatgccATATAATTTCTGtgttttttcatttccaCACTTCccatatcaaaaaaaataaaaatgctatgcatattaaatttttataaaatataatatcttTATCTTTTAGCAAAATACAcataatgttttatttattccctttattttaattaatttattattattattatatatatattattttttaaaatattaatccttcgtaaataaatgtttagcaaaagttttaattaatttcgAAATAATCcatgaaaattttaagtttatttgttttatatttcataaaagGAATCAGAATAAGGCATTCTTTTCCCATAaaagttttatatatgtattgaATTTACGGAATTTCTTCAATACgataattatttcattttgttaacgattttttgttttgttattttaaaCTAAGATAAAAggaaattttaatttttattgtttttgttaattttatatatatagcagTTATATAcctattttatatatatgtatgtaacTGCAAAGGCCATTTACgttacatacatatatatatgaatatgtaTAGATAtgaagtttttttttgattgaacataattaaattaatgaaaaGAGGAAGCATAAAAAATCCAAGAAACAAATCATAGataaaatttgaataaatggaaaaacataatttacaaaattcgTCGGCATAAACaccatataatatatatatgattgtaataatataatttaatggATAACCTTTTTACAATTAATATAGATCCAGATGAAAACGTTTGCTTAAATGACAACAAAAACCAAGATGAAATCGCAAAACGAGCAAAATATAAGAATGACAAAATTGATTATATCGATGCTGATAGTTTTGATTTAATAtcatatgaaataaatgaaatttgTAAGGTTGGCAATTTAGACACAATAGGcgaaa
This DNA window, taken from Plasmodium berghei ANKA genome assembly, chromosome: 13, encodes the following:
- a CDS encoding DER1-like protein, putative — protein: MKMYIFYYVLLFFIYIIGIKDVRVECRKKYHIKKILKGFTNKLIYNEIRGKNSNSINSVIYKRNILFHIRIPKKTLQGRNLFSNDIRNKKINEFLQKKKNSCYLHINSNVNEIKKKRDRILKNVFINAKLLQEYFNNFKSSLLYKYKNTKIITKLFLSTSFLVMILNVFGLRPEDIALHAKRIIRAFEFYRIITSALFYGDISLYVLTNIYMLYLQSQELEKSVGSSETLAFYLSQITILSAICSYIKKPFYSTALLKSLLFTNCMLNPYNKSNLIFGINIYNMYLPYLSIVIDILHAQDFKASLSGILGIISGYIYYISNIYLLEKCNKKFFKIPQILRNYLDSFNTDEFVF